The Oreochromis aureus strain Israel breed Guangdong linkage group 15, ZZ_aureus, whole genome shotgun sequence genome contains the following window.
atttttgtcttttgaagATAAACATGTAATTTATACCAGATTGTGCTAGACTTATGACAATTTTTTCATCTAGCAGCCAAAATCTCAGCGCAAAAATGCAGGCAAATGACCACATTCAAGGATTCAAAGCATTTATTGTCATATGTACTAAGaaagcatttctctgtgcaatgaaattctttctttgctgtccacacacagattcaggttaatatatacaaatacaaatagaacagataaataaaaacagtataaataaataaatgaagacaagaATTTAAGTTTGAAATGGATGTGTGTGCAAAATATCTATGAGCTTAATGTGCTGGCTTAATATGCAAGATGACCTGATGtgcaaaaattattattattcttaaaaATAGGTCAGCTGTCCAAGAGTCTGATagcagtggggaagaaggaATTGTTGAGTCAGGATGTTCTAGATTTCACACTTCTAAACCTTCGTCTCGAGGGGAGAAGAGGGATCAGTCTATGTTGGGGGTGTGTGAAGTCTTTGAGAATGGAGGCCGCTCTCCTTTGGACTCTGTGATGATTGATGCTCTGCAGGGAGGGCAGCAGGGTCCTGATGATCTTCTCCGCAGTTGTTATCACTCTCTGCAGGCATTTGCGGTCCATAGCAGTAGTGCTGCCGTACcatgcagtgatgcagctggtaaATGTGCTGTCCACAATGCAGCTGTAGAACCTGCTGAGGATCTTGGCTGACATACTAaatttcctcagcctcctcagaaAGTACAGCCGCTgttgagccttcttgaccagccgTGTGGTGTTCAGTGACCAGGTGAGGTCCTCAGTGATGTAGACGCCCAGGTATCTAaagctgctcaccctctccacttcAAGCACCCGGATAAACAGTGGCAGGTGaggcctcctcttcttcctcgtgTCCACTATCATCTCCTTGAGAGTAAGGTTGCTGTCTTCACACCATGACACCAGACTGGCCACCTCTCTCCTATAAGCCACCTCGTCCCCTCCAGTGATGCATCCGATCACTGCAGTGTCATTCTGCGAACTTCAATATGATGTTGTCCTTGTTGGAGGTGACACAGTCATGGGTGTACAGGGTGTAGAGGATGGGACTgaagacacagccctgtggaaCGCCTGTGTTTGTATTAATGCTGGCTGAAGTCCTGTTGCCGATCCTGACGGATCTGGCATCAAACTGGCACTTCTGaatgactggtgtcatggcagggtgtatgtcaaccagatgtgggccaggtctggcaatgatagCACTGtgtatgtgatggcatgccatatctggcccGATTATGGTCTAGTTCATGTGGaacaggctcatagaaaacaggtctggcccggatccggcatcaagctggtacttctgactgactggtgtcatgccAGGgagtatgtcaaccagatgtgggccaggtctggcaatgatggcactatttatgttcttattttcctattttagttagaagacccaacgttgaagccaacgtttcaaatgcaggtttgacaggtttgtgagtgtacactttatccaaaacctagtgagggtttactcgtGTTTcccactgggtggctgtagccctggaggtagagcaggtcacctactgatcggaaggttagtgattcaatccctggctcctccagtctgcatgtcaagagtgtgaatgtgtatgaacgTAGCATGGAAGCACACAGTATAGAgagattgggtgaatgtggcatgttggatagagcactttgagtaatccggGAGagtagtaaagcgctatataagaatcagtccattcactgtgtgaacagagtttagtcatgttacttttgcactattatgttccagcacatgttgttattacatggcttgattaaggtacacattaggctgacatctggagccagagctgaaactgttctgggccagcacaggaccaccgGTGTGTcagcaactggccttgtgctggctcATGtatgggccacctctggcaaaccagatctgggccaccaaagggccgtcattctttgtggtatgtgggccatgagtaagcacattgtgtgggccagatccggaccataccaattttgctatgtggggtATATTACTGTAGACATGACCCAAGGTGTTCTTGTCATGGGTAGGAATGGCCACATGCTGGTGATGTTTTGGGTGTACAGTCCATAAGCTGCACTTATTAAAGTCACCAGTGACGATAAAAACAGCGTCTAAATGAGTTGTCTCTAATGCGCTGATGACATCATGGAGTTTGCAGAGCACTACTGCGGAGCTAGCTTGTGGCTCAATGTAAACAATAGCCAAAAACACAGCTGAGAATTCCCGTGGCAGATAGTAGGGGCGGGATTTTAGGAATATAAACTCTACGTCTGGTGAACTTTTAGCCTAGCATGGAGCAGTATGGACCAAAAGGAATGTTTTTAGCACCATGTTGAATCTATGCTCCTCAAACAGTCCAACAAGATACAACCTAGGTGTGCCTAATAAACTGTCTGCTGAGGgtatttttatttatggttcttttacagtttttaatgtttgcaCATTATCTCTCCTTTTAATTGATTCAAGAAagaacaaacatacacatatcAGATACACCATTatgaccactgacaggtgaagtgaataacatTGGATTATTTCTTCATTACAGCATCTGTTAGTGGGTTGGATATATTAGggagcaagtgaacattttgtcaaGCCTAAGATTTGAGCTTGTTTGACAAGGACCAAATTATGATAGTTTGACGACTGggtcagagcatctccaaaactgAAGCTCTTGTGGGGTGTTCCCAGTCTCCATTGGTCATTATCTGCAATGCATtgtctcataattaccattTAACAATATACACCTGAGGCTAaagtcccacacaccaacacaaatcctgatcctaatgaggacacattAGTAGTAAGcatttaggtatgaacacaaagctgaaaacacagagcaaaaatgaaaaccagcacaaagagacaTTTTAAACCAATCATcacagtgattctactgtagCAATATGAACAGATAGAAATGGACGCCAcagtctgactgctcatcagtttgttacctgttgaagttcagggttTGACTGCTGGGCTGGGGTCGGAATTcattcagctttaacatcactcttgGTTCTGGACTAGCATAGCGTTAGCAAACTATCTGTGCAAAAGCTTGCAAACAGCTGAAattgtgttagcagcataatgcagttgtttctgttttgGATGCAGTTTTCCCTTTAATATCTCACTTGTGTCCTTTTgcgcaataaaaataaaagtaatgtccatatccCAGGTGTAGACCATATTTCCTTCCTCTGGCACTCAAACTGAAATCACACTGAAAGTCCAAGTGGTACCGATCAGTGGGATCGATAGGCAGGCTGCCGAACAATTACAAGGAATTGAACTACTCTTCAAGAACCGAATACACTGAATACAAACAGATGATAAAAAAATTTTCTAAAAGTTATATTCTTACATATACACTCACAGGCCATTTTAtaaggtacacctgttcaactacTTGTTAATGCAAACATCTGATCAGCCAATCATTTTTAAACAACTCTaggcatttaggcatgtagacatggtcaagatgacctgctgaagttcaaagcaAGTATCAGAATGGGGtagaaaagtgatttaaattACGTTAAACATGACATGGTTGTTTATCTGAGTATTTCAAAAACTGCTAATCTACTGAGCTTTCCCACTCAACCATCTCTATGGTTAGCCAAAAGGGTTTCCAACACTGTCCAGGAAAAAAAGTTATAAACTAATGAAatggctggtgagtgtatatGTGTATTTCTTATATATAGTCACTAAGCCtttagatacaaaaatataacAGAATACATAATCAAATTCAAATATGTAACAAATCTGTGTCAGTAAATCATCAACATAATGTTAAAAGGCACCACCAACAAATATGCCCTACAGAACTGCAGAAAGATGCTTACAAGTTTTCAAatgttttacacttttaaaagttttctttatatttattgtGTTGTATTCTTTTGACCTTTAACCCTCTGACTCAACGAGTCCAGAATAATAGAATGATAAATCTGCAAGATAATGATGATTTGAAGAATAACAAACAGTCTGTAAGCTTAcagccataccaccctgagcaaGCCCAACTGGTGAATCTAAAttgtccataggtgtgaatgtgagtggttgtTTCTATGTGTTAGCACTGCATCTGGCTGGTGACCTGTCCGGGGTGTACCCTGTAGTAGCACACCCCGCGGCCCTGATGAgcataagcagaagagaatggatggatggataaacagTCTGTAGTGGCTTGGCAAGGATCCTCCTGTGAACCAGTCAATCAAGCCATCTACTTAAAGATGCAGAATACTGTCAATTCCTAAAATTGTTGAAAGCAACTAAATATTATTAGTTTTGGGGATTTTTGGCACATCAAGAGTGTGGACCAAACACATTACAATTAGTTGGAAATTACATATTTTAAGACACAAACTAACTGACTGAATCAGAAAATAATGTGCTTATTATCTATTACTTAAAATGTTAGTGGCAGTCCTAAAAATGCACAGTCTTTCATATTTATTCCACTTTGTGCTGCAATTCTAAACATTATGTTGCCTTTTTAATAATTGTGAATTATTTTATTAGTGATGATGGCAAGCTTGAAATTCTCTTTAGGGTCTTAGAGGAGTTTAGGTTGTTCTGAAGTATGTTTTCCTGTGGGTTCAACACTGGGGAGAGAGAGTTTGAGGAAACACTAGGCTGCCTGACGGAACTCCAATCAGTGATTGAACCTGAAAATGGGGAATTTGGCAATGACTCCAAAGATAAAGACAAACTAGGGTTTTCAATTCCCTTAGATGACAGCTCATCCTCACTGCCTTTGCGATCCCTGGAATAATTCCTAATATCCCGGCGGAACGatttctctgtgtttgcttCCTTCTTACACAGAATAATGTAGCACTTTGTGAAGAATTGACAAAACAAGATGCCGTAGGCTGAGATGAGGATAACGACCATCTCCACTGCTGGAATGTACTTGTCTGTGACATTGACATAGACCGGGCCAAACATGATCCAGGAAATGAAGTAAATGAGCATTGCAAAAGTGATGAACTTTGCATCATTGTAACTGTCAGGCAACTTTCGTCCTTTATAGGCAACACCAAAGCAGATGAGAGCCAAAAGGCCAATATAGGCTAACATGGCTCCAAACGCAGGAATTAATTTCTCATTACAAAATATCAGTTTCATGTTGTCCTTTGTGATCTCTGAGTCAGTGGATGGAGGACTGAGTACAAGCCACGTTGTAACAATAACCACTTGACCTGCCATGCAGACTGCAATAATAAGGTAAGGCTTGTAGAGCTTCTTCAGCACATTTTGAGTGTCCGGGTCAAACTCAAAGGCTAAGACGATCTTAAAGGACTTGACCATGATGCAGGAGACACACAAGGTAAAACTCAAGCCAAACACCACCTGCCGTGCTTGACACTGATAGCTATTGGGTGGACCACCAAATAATATAACACTAGTAAATGTGATcataagggagaggaggagaaggatgCTGATTGGGCCTACAGATGAGCGCACAACAGGGGTATTCCAGTGTGCAAGGAAGATGATCCCAACAACAATGGTAAGCACTGCTCCTAAAGAAGTAAAAGACAGCAGCACAATAAGATATACATCACCCCATTTCAGGAAATCTATTTTTCTTGGCAAACACTTTGAACTGCCTTTTAGGGAGTAATAGTTTTTTTCACAAGGATTACACTTCTCTGAATCTGAAAAGAAAGAACACAAGATCATTAGAATATTTAAGTTGGATTCAAATTCCTTGAACTGTCAATGCAATAGACTGCAATATAAGCATTTTAAAACACTTATTTTGGCTTTTATGTAATTTTACAGTTAACTGATACAAATggagtttacttttttttaataatacataCCAGTGGTATTGGAAAAGTAGTTCTCAGCACAGGGTTCACACTGATAGCAGCAATGAGGCTGACCTGAAACTGAAGTCttactgtagccaggctgacagcTGTCTGTGCACTTGGAAGTCACGTTTCCCTGAGAGAAGAAAGAATCATGATTACACAAGTTTTTAGATGCTAACTGCCTCTTAAACAAAATAAGAACCAAAAAAAGtaggaaggaaagaaagaaagaaagaaactgaggAGCTATACGAGGATACACAgtcattcagtttttttttagaaaaactccTTAATATGAGTATTGGCACTGATAAATGcatgacaaataaaacaaacctaCGTTCTTGCTGATCAAATACTTAGGTTAGCATGTTAGTATGCCATTATTAGTACAACTAAGTATGATCAGATTGGCTTTAATTTCAAGGGTAACCACCCATTCACAAAATCATTAGAGAGCCAAATTATTACCTTTGACAGTGCAAGATCAAAAGTCAAGAGCTCACCAAAGTTAATAGTATAACCCAAAGTCTGTATCAAATGCCATGGTAATCAAAAGAGACTTctttaaatatgaaatatcaatTTCTGCATTCCATTAGAGTAATCTTTAGTGAATCACCAGAATTGGTGAGAGTAATCTTTTGCACAccttaaatattttcttttaaatatcaaTTCAACATGGCTGATGGATGACCCACCAATTGGTCAATATGATAATCCTGCCAACATTGACTATAGATAatgtgaatatttaaaaaataaaaacaatgaatggATGTTATACTTACAATGTAAATGTAGACAGCATCTCTTGCTTCCTGTGAGATGAAAGTCAGGCTACTTTGCAATATACTGTAATGAGCTACAATGTCATGCACGTCTAGAGACTCTGAAGTCTGATTCCATAGGATGATATCGTATTCAGCATTGAGGTCACCATGGGGATCAAATGAATAGTTTTTCCCATCCATATGGAACTTTGCCTTCCGCAAGGCTCCTCGTAACTGAAATtgcagtgtgtgtgaaaatattgattaaaaataatgtacCTAAAGTGGACAGGACAAAACTTCATACACACAGATTAGGTACAACATTATGACCAGAGACATATCTTCATTATAGGACCTAttagtgggtgggatatattagggagcatgtgaacattttgtcctcaaagttgaTGTATTAAAAGCAGGAAAAATTGGCTAGCGCAAGGAAGATGACTGGATCAGAAAATCCCCAAAACGTCAGCTCTTGTTGGTTTTTCCTGGTCTGCAGTAGTCAGTATCTATTAAAAGTAGTCCAACAATAGAAACAGCGACAGGCTCATGAGTGACCAATGCTCACTGATACACATGGGGAGTGAAGGCTGGTAGAACAACTATATATTCCCCATTTCTCCTGCGTgcgatcttttttttcttgaagctCCAGCTTGAGAATTCTGTGGAGGGAGCTTTAGGCTTCTTGGGGTCTCTGTGCAATATCTTTGCCGTTCCTAGGACTGCATTtctctggacagagatctctgatgttgttcctgcAATCTGCCAAAGCCACTCACCCAGTGTGGAGGTCACTGGCCCAGGTGAGAAGGAGCTATATCTCCTAAAGCTTCGTTGATGTTATTGCTGTAGATCaagtggtgtggatcagtgaactgatgtctcgttcactcctGGCATAAAGCTTGATCTTATCCATGTAGAAGAGTTGGCTGTTGACTACTCCATTCCATAGTCGGAATCCATAGCCAGTCGttttaatgatctcactgagggggttcaggcccaTGCAGAAGAGCAGTGGAGACAGAGGATCTCCATTGTAAACCCAACACTTGATGACAACTTGTGCTACTGGCTTGAAGTTGGTCAAAGACAGGGAAGGTCAGAATCTTCCCTGTCTTTGttttagtatatatatatatatatatatgtatatatatatatatatatatatatatatatatatatatatatatatatatatatatatatatatatatatatatatatatatatatatatatatatatatatatatatatagagtgagagagtgtgtgtgtgtgtgtgtgtgtgtgtgtgtgtgtgtgtgtgtgtgtgtgtgccgcgCATTTACCTCCAACGGGGATAAGCGTTTTGTCTTGCAGTCTCTGTCAGTGCAGAGGTCTTCAACAGCCTGAGCTATTGCTTTAACCGCCAATTCTATACTGAACACAGCAGATGGATATATCATAGTCTTTAACTCCTCTGATGAAGTCAATCCATGCAGCTTTAAAAATGTAGACAAGAATGGGTTGTTCTTGTGGTGGTTGGGATTTTCATCAAGGTCATCGAGATATCGCTCTAACTTGGTTGTGTTTCCAGATTTAAAAGTGACCCCAATGATTGTTCCTATGTCACTCAAGGtatgtttttttgtattcaGTATTTCAGGTGATTGCGACCAAATATCACTGGCCAACCAAACTCTCCTTGTTCCTTGAGGATCATTGAGAAGTTTTTGAAAAATATACATCATATGGTCTGGTTTAGCGAAGGACACAATGACACTGACATTTTCATTATCTATGATGGTTTTGACTGTAGACTCAATGCTCTTTCCCAGCGAATAATCATTTAAATCATCTGGAAGAACAGAGGTGAAGGCGAAGCAGATGCCTTTTTGGTTTGTATAGTACCAGAGCCGCTCAGTTATATAGCGACCATATTCACCATCGGTTGTCAGCACACCGACCCAAGTCCATCCATTATTATCAAGAATCTCAGAGATGGCACGAGCTTGGTGATCATCTTGTGGTACAGTCCTCATAAAGCTTGGAAAACGGGTTTTATCACTTAGAAGGCCAGAGGTTGCACCATAACTTATCTGTGGAAATTATCACAAAACATTGTTTGGACAAGTGAAACATGCTATTCATATTCTGCCTGCATTCATTCTTTTACATTGCAAGGCTATTTATAGTTATGTTTTACAATAAGTTTGAAAAAACTAAGCACTGTATTATCACAGCTTGTTAGCTGAGTACATAAACATTTTTGCTTAAGTGCTTAAGTGATAAAGCATTACTGTTACATGGCCATTATAAGACAAAGTGtagagccccccccccccggttTTCAGTTATTGATGCGAAGCTAGAACTTCTGCTGTTATCTCCAAATTGAATGGAAAGGTATATCAGGTCATTTCATCTATTCTCTGAATAAtagctgctgctgtttgaataatacactttacattcagtgataaatactactactactactactactactaacaataataataataataataataataatcgtcatcatcatcatcatcataatagaCCCAAAGAGTCAGTCATACCTCGGGTATATATTCCAGGTTGAGTAGCCTTGTAACTGCTATGGCTATCTCTGAGTAGTAACCACCAATGACAGCAAGGACAGGGGAAGACTGCTGTGCACTAGTGTTACCTGCAAAAATGTATTCAGTGACACAATTACTTGGATTTACATTAACTTATATTAAGATAGTAGGATtacaaacaattacatttacatttaactaAACTGTGGGCAAAACGTGCTCTTTATTTAGGTGTAAATTTGACTAAGTGTAACTTTCAGCATGTAagtaataatacttttatgaaaCAACAATTAAGAAAAAGGAATTAATCAAACTGACTAGCCATAAAATTCtcatatttttcacttttttccccctcagagTACTCACAGTTTCCCTTCATAAAGGATGGGATTTTTCTCAGGGCAGTAGTAACGTCACCACAGGAGTCAAGTATAAGATATCCCAAGGTGAGGTTCCCCAACTCTTGCTTCTGATTTATCTCCTCCAGCGCCTGCACCATTATCAGAGACTGGACCAGGTTGGCCGTGCTAAACCTGTATGAAACAATCAGATATGTTATATACAAATATACCCTAATTTAACACACACTTTGACACTCATTGCTAAAGAGTAACAGCACCTGTCACATATCTGGTTTTCACTGCCATCATAATTCACAGTGACATTAACACTTTCGTGTATCGGGAACAATCCTCCAATAATGATGTCGCCTTCTGCTGTGGCCTGTTCGAAGGATTTGGTACCATGGTGTGATAAAACTACAAAATAGATGCAGAAGCTGAAAGATTGTTTTATCTTCCTCCAGCTGTCCATCTTGTTAGTAGAAATTTTCTTCAATGAATCTCCAAAAACGTGCTCTGAAAAATCATTTGTGTGTATCCCTTCAGTGTGTTTGCAGAAGACAGAGCTGTGGATAAACCTCTTTAACTTGAAATACTGCTtatcctttttgttttgttttttttggctttttatgGTCACATGGGGTTTGATGTCACTTCAAGACATGGAATGTGACAATGTTATCGCTCCTTTCCAGGTAATTATTCTGATAAGTTTCACAGTggttagattaaaaaaaaaaaaaagatatgaagTATTTGGACAGGTGTTGTATTGACATGACTCATATCCACTGTATATAAAGATAATTTGGCTTACAGTTCAGTAAACCAATCTGTTGACCGTGCTTTTATATAATACTGACATACTATCCTACTATACTTGGCAAGACAATGCTAGGTATTTCCCCAAAAGGCTTAAGAATAATTCTATAGATGCTAAAGTAAGAAAAAGAAGTAAGAGGGCTCTGGTGCCAAATTCTTAACTTATGTCTTATCTGTAACATTTGTTTGTGACTTTGACTGTGATCTTTAACCAGGTTAAACAAGATTTGTTGTACACACCTCTGCACTGCATGCATTTCCTGGTCTCTTTTGGCTGCTTTTCTGATTTTCTTGCCTCAACAAAACCCCAAATTGTTCTGTTACAAAAGAACACAAGCAGAATATGTAAAAAATATCATCATATTAATACAAGTGAAAATTTGCTACTATCATAATAAGGCTAATACAAGTGAAGTATCTATTTAACCTTAATATAGATTTATATGCTTTTGATACTAAACATCTAGAGCTACACTAACGATTACGTCCAAGCACAGAAAGTATCTAAGTTCGTTTGACCTTAATTTATAGATTTATATGCTTTTTGATACTCCACTACATCTAATACTTTTACTTAACTACATTCACATCAAGGCTGTTGTTAGCAGTCGCTTTGaggatttaaaaatgtttgtggcAGCCCTTACATCTAATACTTTTACTAAACATGctgtccatccattttcttccacgctgtccatccattttcttccacgtACACAATTCAGGGCTACTTGAGCCGGAGCCAATCCCAGCTGCCACGGGAGAAGAGGTTGGGTGAAACCTGTACAGGCTGCCGATCTGTTGGAGAGCTAACAAAGATAGGCAGACAACTGTTCATGCTCAGattcacacctatggacaaTTTAGAATCAACCTAACCAGCCTATGCAtgtttggactgtgagaggaagcatGAGTACCCAGAGACGACTCAAGTACAGATTCCACAAAGAAAGTCCCCGGCCTGGATTTTAACCATGGACTTTTCTGCTGTGAGCCAATGGTGCTAACCATCATGCTGCCCCATTAAAATGAGTAATCATTAATAATGGGTAGTAATCCCTCAGCAATAATACATCATATAATCTGGCACTACCAAGTGCCAAAAAATGTGTTGTATAATTTAATTTCTGGTTATTTGTtgctaaacttaaaaaaaattttgcAATGTCACTAAATGAATATCCACACAAACTCTTAAATAGGTACACCTCGATATTGCCAGGTTGGACTCacttttgctttcagaactACTTTAATTCTTTATGGCACAGATCCAACAacatgctggaaacattcctcacagattgaaatgatagcatcacacagttgctgcagctTTGTTTGTAAAATATCATGATGTGAATTTCCTGTTCCACTTCAGATTGAAATCTCTTGACCTTGGATGCCATTTGAGTACAAAACACTCTTTGTTAAGTACAGTGAACCAGTCTGACAAAATTTAAGGCTTCTGATATGGTGCTTTATCCTACTGAAAGTAGTCACCAGAAGATGATCATAAATTAATGGACATGGTCAGGTATAATACTCAAGTAGTCTGTGGTTTTAAATGATCCTCAATTGATACCaaagggcccaaagtgtgcaAGAGAAAATATCATCTACACATTATAATACCAGCAGCAGCCGGATGGAGCTGTTCTTTCATGTTGTTCGCACCAAATTGTGATCCTACCACTTGCATGTTACAGTAGAAAtagagactcatcagaccaggcaacattttcccAATCTTCatcagttttggtgagcctgtgtgaattgtaACCTCAGTTTTCTCCTCCTAGCTGACAGCTGACAGCGAAAGCTTATTTGTTCAGGAATGTGTTGAAAGAGATGCTGAGCCATTTGAGTTAGTGTCACCTTTTGAGTGGAAAGCAGTCTTTCATTCTCTAAGATAACTTCTGCTCACGGGATATTTTctctgttctttttagagaTAATGGTTCAAGGAGCAACCTTATGCTACTGTCACACACATGAAAGAGGAAGTTAAACAGAAGTATCAAGTTATCAGTAACATTCTTCCATCTATCCAGTGCACTGAATGTCAGTTTCACTACATGTCTCTTTATTGATTCTGACAATATAACAATTACAAGTTTTTTTctgataaataaatacaagtaCAAAGTACAAAATGGAAGAAGGAAAGtcagatttattatttttattacatatgATTTTACTGTTAAAAGGCACTGCTTTACTTATTTAAATCACCATGTCAACATGAAAACTGGAACATGGAGCATCTGACTGAAGCTGTGTCACAAAAgtcatctgatgtaaaaaatATGCCAAATCAAGCACGTGGAGCTAATTGCTGTGGTGACCGTGGTGACCGCTTGTGAATAAATGAGGAGTGGAAAGTATCTTCTTCTTTATAAGATGCCACAGTCCTGTTGTTCTCTGCTTTTGTAACCCGTCGAATATCAAACTTGAGCATTATTCTCTTGTGAATAACTTTGTATTAGCAGCATAGACTGTATAAAAGAGATAAGCATGCAGTCTGTAGAGAAATATGATGTGTATGATGTGAGTTTGAAGAAGTAGTTGTTGTTTGTGGCCTGGGCACAGTTTCAATTCTAGTGGGAAAAACCTGAAGTAGAGCTTTACATACATTATAATTACAATTGCAAAAGTGACTTACAGTAAAATATCCCGCGGACACACTGAGGTGTCATGTTCAAAGCAAAATAGTTATTTCAAACAGTGCAGCACATGTTTGCATAATACTAACAATCAAAATACTCAAATTAAAAGTGAAACAGAATTATAACAGGCTGTCAATTTAAATCCGTTTACTTGTCGTAATGTTGGAGTTGTGCTACGTTTTACACAGACTAAGTAGCCATGCTGTGTATTTCAATCAGCAATATTGTTCACAAACTAATGTTAATAACCATTCATACAAACCAACTCACTCTATGTACTTCCCAGTTTTTGAGGCTATTATCACT
Protein-coding sequences here:
- the LOC116309547 gene encoding G-protein coupled receptor family C group 6 member A-like gives rise to the protein MHAVQRFSTANLVQSLIMVQALEEINQKQELGNLTLGYLILDSCGDVTTALRKIPSFMKGNCNTSAQQSSPVLAVIGGYYSEIAIAVTRLLNLEYIPEISYGATSGLLSDKTRFPSFMRTVPQDDHQARAISEILDNNGWTWVGVLTTDGEYGRYITERLWYYTNQKGICFAFTSVLPDDLNDYSLGKSIESTVKTIIDNENVSVIVSFAKPDHMMYIFQKLLNDPQGTRRVWLASDIWSQSPEILNTKKHTLSDIGTIIGVTFKSGNTTKLERYLDDLDENPNHHKNNPFLSTFLKLHGLTSSEELKTMIYPSAVFSIELAVKAIAQAVEDLCTDRDCKTKRLSPLELRGALRKAKFHMDGKNYSFDPHGDLNAEYDIILWNQTSESLDVHDIVAHYSILQSSLTFISQEARDAVYIYIGNVTSKCTDSCQPGYSKTSVSGQPHCCYQCEPCAENYFSNTTDSEKCNPCEKNYYSLKGSSKCLPRKIDFLKWGDVYLIVLLSFTSLGAVLTIVVGIIFLAHWNTPVVRSSVGPISILLLLSLMITFTSVILFGGPPNSYQCQARQVVFGLSFTLCVSCIMVKSFKIVLAFEFDPDTQNVLKKLYKPYLIIAVCMAGQVVIVTTWLVLSPPSTDSEITKDNMKLIFCNEKLIPAFGAMLAYIGLLALICFGVAYKGRKLPDSYNDAKFITFAMLIYFISWIMFGPVYVNVTDKYIPAVEMVVILISAYGILFCQFFTKCYIILCKKEANTEKSFRRDIRNYSRDRKGSEDELSSKGIENPSLSLSLESLPNSPFSGSITDWSSVRQPSVSSNSLSPVLNPQENILQNNLNSSKTLKRISSLPSSLIK